A DNA window from Carassius gibelio isolate Cgi1373 ecotype wild population from Czech Republic chromosome A6, carGib1.2-hapl.c, whole genome shotgun sequence contains the following coding sequences:
- the cfap100 gene encoding cilia- and flagella-associated protein 100 isoform X1, translating to MSLPESSAHKSSDDVNPFTVSEHSDLFQMRNKERSQKKLEHQSKLALPVHEKITFACRTRAGQTRLRKELKEEGSKPVTHTHRQLQITPAWRASMKDPNIDVGGMNEYITKKRELFLLEYSLQVKKGEIQLLEQMAAEEEAKLTRAEKFLENDATLFEEFLKENDKNSVEAIKIAEQETKVKLEKVAEIKKITSKMVAIKSDISKYEDILKEYKKYKEFLLMLSPPEWREKRGSKSRNSTASTNAERDENQTEKIKKNKERKTAEGSKRGERRGARGFLSSQEARASSQQSVKSSHQSGKISAPGTDSSDYEEDPEMFFKEPQDLLNLMTELEEQNLSLIQNTRETEEALEEFRQNAELTRKNMETESKQLKAQIDIITDTIQKEKERAAELEMKAKLFSFEQYKPEDQDKTLDSLSRKVEEVYHCCVGETEANLTTLQMLTAIEEKLGQLLENADMIPKDQMSIAERAKEKERRMRLRDEKIFLQMKQQEERQKKALERSQAVIKKTSVKKLMPRSQPPVRKREANKKTEATDRENEEFLYFLS from the exons ATGTCCTTACCTGAATCATCAGCACACA AAAGCAGTGATGATGTGAACCCTTTCACAGTTTCTGAACACAGCGATCTTTTCCagatgagaaacaaagaaagatctCAGAAGAAGCTG GAGCACCAAAGTAAGTTGGCTCTACCTGTCCATGAGAAGATAACATTTGCATGCAGAACAAGGGCAGGACAAACCAGACTAAGGAAAGAACTGAAAGAGGAGGGTAGCAAACCAGTCACACATACTCACAGGCAGCTCCAAATTACACCCGCATGGAGGGCATCTATGAAAG ACCCTAATATTGACGTAGGAGGCATGAATGAATATATCACTAAGAAACGTGAACTCTTCTTACTGGAG tATTCTCTGCAAGTAAAGAAAGGAGAGATTCAGCTACTGGAGCAAATGGCTGCAGAAGAAGAGGCGAAATTGACAAGAGCTGAGAAGTTCTTGGAAAACGACGCCACCTTGTTTGAAGAATTCCTAAAAGAAAATGACAAGAATTCGGTGGAGGCTATCAAAAT TGCTGAGCAGGAGACAAAGGTGAAGCTGGAGAAAGTGGCTGAGATCAAGAAGATAACTTCCAAAATGGTGGCAATCAAAAG TGACATCTCTAAGTATGAGGACATCCTGAAGGAGTATAAAAAGTATAAAGAGTTTCTGCTGATGCTGTCACCTCCAGAATGGCGGGAGAAACGGGGATCCAAGAGCAGAAACTCTACTGCCTCCACAAACGCTGAGAGGGATGAAAACCAGAccgaaaaaattaaaaagaacaaagaaagaaagacagctgAAGGCAGCAAGC GTGGAGAAAGACGAGGGGCTCGTGGTTTTCTATCTTCTCAGGAGGCCAGGGCTTCATCTCAACAAAGTGTGAAGTCCAGCCATCAAAGCGGCAAAAT TTCTGCACCTGGGACTGACAGCTCGGATTATGAG GAGGACCCAGAGATGTTCTTCAAAGAACCTCAGGATCTTTTGAACCTAATGACTGAGCTGGAAGAGCAGAACCTTTCCCTCATCCAAAACACTAGAGAGACAGAAGAGGCTTTGGAGGAGTTCAGACAGAATGCTGAACTGACTCGCAAAAACAT ggAGACTGAGTCAAAGCAGCTAAAAGCGCAGATTGATATCATAACTGACACCATtcagaaggagaaagagagagcagcAGAGCTGGAAATGAAAGCCAAACTGTTCAGCTTTGAACAGTACAAACCAGAGGACCAG GACAAGACGCTTGACTCACTGAGCCGTAAGGTGGAGGAGGTCTACCACTGCTGTGTGGGGGAAACGGAGGCCAACCTGACAACTTTGCAGATGCTGACAGCCATTGAGGAAAAATTAGGGCAGCTTCTGGAAAATGCAGATATGATTCCAAAAGACCAAATGAGTATAGCTGAACGTgccaaagagaaagagaggagaatgAG GCTGCGTGATGAGAAGATATTTCTGCAAATGAAACAACAGGAGGAAAGACAGAAAAAAGCCCTGGAAAGATCTCAGGCTGTGATTAAGAAAACG TCTGTCAAGAAGCTGATGCCACGCTCTCAGCCTCCGGTCCGAAAACGTGAGGCAAACAAGAAAACTGAAGCCACAGACCGGGAGAATGAAGAGTTCCTGTATTTCTTAAGTTAA
- the si:dkey-156n14.3 gene encoding zinc finger protein ZXDC: MEIQGLTDTKNTQYQHGVPLYTTFSQQTTASGIHARTRVTENAISGLSGSLSLESDAHNNRARSSPLRAEENGSGCALPLQNIHGKKYDVQSADAELGDVNASKHKVFNELELLPSEFGREDEHDDNVLQMALPLLDAECCEQRHSTERILLSNTSTSSNKSPEELYVVFNIVHKEDDGKERQTSFQHRAEENESSSPKSKTLSSPVDLDENFNRTSKSAHLLNSRSETTDQNVRHEMCLVAENRDPILSDGYAGSSQMPKVSTVEMLSNNLVEHSTEELMQCVTKNNSPAFVPENRVATEMAEMNIMDYANQESSSNADCGPDGTPIPVHETFSGTIMINNQSIIVTIENGILTLATPPEGYAYKEDGMISLKEHLGMKDNEDFVLLNYDGGNKSIGKISNVTSSLQDEPKARFAGSDSELTLADDCSLSELGVTLDSCSSIKQEEGTVCAVEDDSSICQNSKSKPITCDEQQPINVLTVSGLMKKGSVVKYRCPQPGCSSTFETRQNLKIHLVLHTEDQRPFKCTVEGCDWSFTTSYKLKRHLKSHDKVRPYKCEWENCGRSFTTVYNLKAHVKAHDQENAFICEVCSERFRTATRLTNHQRTHFEPERPHKCEFPGCEKTFITFSALFSHNRTHFREMAQFTCTYPGCDKRYDKACRLKIHLRSHTGERPFVCDSDSCGWTFTSMSKLLRHKRKHDDDRRFACPEEGCGKSFTRAEHLKGHSITHLGTKPFECPVEGCSAKFSARSSLYIHSKKHKQDGVSLRSRCPVAGCTKHFSSRSSLKTHMLKHHNLSPDVLSQLDDTATLTPSSELTSTSQTVSAPSLPPGAELSSLDLSSLFSSIPACPVTTAVSVGSEGSTVAGSFSMDMPLVNTGILTIDPASVGSALNGAKTVDPLILAAGQDMGVHVLDTGLGGGGGGVVLPHATLHLDDVQTGNPEDLGTLTALAIQSTASSELHTLNSCNPLTVESPSTLTPSLSSSLSQSLSSLTAALQPALGSSLVPSLSAPLSSMALAATPVPELLSPQAKPDLPGSETAVGPLLNRVEVMAQSDGNKGMCQFVFPSHSGSYSGQKITELPAVTCPTMESSGSARTDYRAIQLAKRRKQKGPGSSTCPSETGQKKTKGSKGTSSAPPTNSGAHFGDGAATGNSELPIRDPVAGAQFVQIQLLQDDPAADGDLAFQLSSQTSCSHSQLTVDLPVNILQEPTVMAEDENGSDNSQFTGSTINLQDLE; the protein is encoded by the exons ATGGAAATCCAGGGGCTTACAGACACCAAAAACACCCAGTACCAACATGGCGTCCCGCTCTACACGACATTCTCTCAGCAGACAACAGCTTCTGGGATTCATGCGAGAACACGTGTGACTGAAAATGCGATCTCGGGTCTTTCGGGATCGCTGAGTTTAGAAAGCGACGCCCACAACAACCGGGCCAGGTCCTCACCGCTTCGAGCTGAGGAAAATGGCAGCGGCTGCGCGCTGCCTCTTCAAAACATCCATGGTAAGAAATATGATGTTCAGTCCGCAGATGCAGAACTCGGTGACGTGAATGCGTCCAAACATAAGGTGTTTAATGAATTAGAGTTGCTGCCTTCCGAGTTTGGGAGGGAAGATGAACATGATGACAACGTTCTGCAAATGGCGCTTCCCCTTCTGGACGCCGAGTGCTGTGAACAAAGACACTCGACAGAGAGGATTCTTCTCAGCAACACCTCCACCTCTTCGAACAAGAGCCCAGAGGAACTATACGTGGTTTTTAACATAGTACATAAAGAAGATGACGGTAAGGAGCGACAAACGAGCTTTCAACACAGAGCTGAAGAGAATGAATCGTCATCACCCAAGTCAAAGACTCTCAGTTCCCCAGTAGATTTAGACGAAAACTTCAACAGAACATCCAAATCGGCACATTTGTTAAATTCCAGATCTGAGACAACAGACCAAAATGTCAGACATGAGATGTGTCTTGTGGCAGAGAATAGAGATCCAATATTATCAGACGGCTATGCAGGGAGCAGTCAAATGCCAAAGGTCTCTACAGTAGAAATGCTTAGCAATAATTTAGTTGAACATTCAACAGAGGAATTGATGCAGTGTGTCACAAAAAATAATAGCCCTGCATTTGTTCCAGAGAACAGGGTTGCAACTGAAATGGCTGAAATGAATATCATGGATTATGCAAATCAAGAGTCCAGCAGTAATGCGGACTGTGGTCCTGATGGGACCCCAATACCTGTGCACGAAACGTTCTCTGGGACCATCATGATTAACAATCAGAGTATCATTGTGACTATTGAAAATGGAATATTGACCCTAGCCACCCCACCAGAGGGCTATGCTTACAAGGAGGATGGTATGATAAGCTTGAAAGAACATTTGGGAATGAAAGACAATGAAGATTTTGTACTGCTCAATTATGACGGGGGAAATAAATCCATTGGGAAAATTAGCAATGTTACCTCGAGTCTACAAGATGAGCCAAAAGCCAGATTTGCTGGCAGTGATTCGGAGTTGACTCTAGCTGATGACTGTTCACTGTCAGAATTGGGTGTTACTCTGGATTCTTGCTCATCAATTAAGCAAGAAGAAGGAACCGTTTGTGCTGTAGAAGATGATAGTAGTATTTGCCAAAATTCAAAAAGCAAACCAATTACTTGTGACGAACAACAGCCAATAAACGTATTAACTGTATCGGGTTTGATGAAGAAAGGTTCAGTAGTAAAGTATAGATGTCCCCAACCAGGCTGTTCCAGCACCTTTGAAACCCGACAAAATCTCAAAATCCACTTGGTTCTACACACAGAGGACCAGCGTCCCTTCAAGTGTACGGTGGAGGGCTGTGATTGGTCCTTCACAACGTCATACAAACTGAAACGCCACCTGAAGTCTCATGACAAAGTGCGGCCTTATAAATGTGAGTGGGAAAACTGTGGTCGCAGTTTCACCACAGTCTACAATCTAAAAGCTCATGTTAAAGCACATGACCAGGAAAATGCATTTATCTGTGAAGTATGCAGTGAGAGGTTTCGCACCGCCACGAGACTCACTAATCATCAGAGAACACACTTTGAACCAGAGAGACCACATAAGTGTGAGTTCCCAG GATGTGAGAAGACCTTCATCACTTTCAGCGCCCTGTTCTCCCACAACAGAACCCACTTTAGAGAAATGGCTCAGTTCACCTGCACCTATCCTGGCTGCGACAAGCGATATGACAAGGCCTGTCGGCTCAAAATACACCTGCGTAGTCACACAG GTGAAAGACCGTTTGTTTGTGATTCTGATTCCTGCGGTTGGACCTTCACAAGCATGTCCAAATTACTCCGGCACAAACG AAAGCACGATGATGACAGACGGTTTGCATGTCCAGAAGAAGGTTGCGGGAAATCCTTTACACGGGCTGAGCACCTCAAGGGCCACAGTATCACACACCTGGGTACCAAGCCATTTGAATGCCCTGTAGAAG GTTGCAGTGCAAAGTTTTCAGCTCGGAGTAGTCTCTACATCCATTCTAAGAAGCATAAGCAGGATGGAGTCAGTCTGCGGAGTCGCTGTCCTGTTGCCGGTTGCACCAAACACTTCTCATCACGCAGCAGTCTCAAGACACACATGCTTAAACACCACAACCTCAGcccag ATGTGTTAAGTCAGTTGGACGACACAGCCACTCTCACCCCCAGTAGTGAGCTGACAAGCACTTCACAGACTGTCAGTGCCCCATCCTTACCTCCAGGAGCAGAACTCAGCAGTCTGGACTTGTCTTCTCTGTTCTCCAGCATCCCTGCATGTCCTGTGACCACCGCTGTCTCCGTAGGCAGTGAAGGCAGTACCGTGGCTGGATCCTTCTCCATGGACATGCCTCTGGTTAACACCGGAATCCTCACAATAGATCCAGCTTCAGTTGGCTCAGCCCTTAATGGGGCAAAAACTGTGGATCCTCTCATTTTAGCGGCTGGGCAAGATATGGGCGTACATGTATTAGACACAGGATTGGGCGGTGGAGGAGGTGGAGTGGTTTTGCCCCATGCCACATTGCATTTGGATGATGTGCAAACAGGCAACCCAGAAGATCTGGGAACTCTAACTGCTCTGGCTATTCAAAGTACTGCATCTTCAGAACTCCACACTCTGAACTCCTGCAATCCCTTGACTGTAGAATCACCATCTActctcacaccctctctttctTCATCACTTTCTCAGTCTCTTTCCTCACTGACAGCAGCTCTTCAGCCAGCACTCGGTTCCTCTCTTGTTCCTTCTCTCTCCGCCCCGCTCTCCTCCATGGCTCTGGCAGCAACCCCTGTACCGGAATTACTCTCTCCGCAGGCAAAGCCTGACCTGCCAGGCAGCGAGACAGCCGTCGGGCCCTTGTTAAACAGGGTGGAGGTCATGGCTCAGTCAGATGGCAATAAAGGGATGTGTCAGTTTGTGTTCCCCAGTCACAGTGGATCCTACAGTGGACAGAAAATAACAGAGTTGCCCGCAGTCACGTGCCCCACTATG GAGAGCAGTGGATCCGCACGCACAGACTACAGAGCCATTCAGCTCGCCAAGAGAAGAAAACAGAAAGGTCCAGGCTCTTCCACATGTCCTTCAGAGACGGGCCAAAAAAAGACTAAAGGATCAAAGGGCACCAGCTCTGCTCCGCCGACTAATTCAGGTGCTCATTTTGGAGATGGAGCTGCTACAGGAAATAGTGAGCTACCCATTCGGGATCCGGTCGCAGGTGCACAGTTTGTACAGATTCAGCTGCTGCAG GATGACCCTGCTGCTGATGGAGACTTGGCTTTCCAGTTGAGTTCACAGACCTCATGCTCACATTCTCAGCTCACTGTGGATCTGCCCGTCAACATCCTACAG GAACCTACAGTCATGGCTGAAGATGAAAATGGATCTGATAACTCCCAATTCACTGGGAGCACCATCAACTTACAAGACTTGGAGTGA
- the cfap100 gene encoding cilia- and flagella-associated protein 100 isoform X2, which translates to MSLPESSAHKSSDDVNPFTVSEHSDLFQMRNKERSQKKLEHQSKLALPVHEKITFACRTRAGQTRLRKELKEEGSKPVTHTHRQLQITPAWRASMKDPNIDVGGMNEYITKKRELFLLEYSLQVKKGEIQLLEQMAAEEEAKLTRAEKFLENDATLFEEFLKENDKNSVEAIKIAEQETKVKLEKVAEIKKITSKMVAIKSDISKYEDILKEYKKYKEFLLMLSPPEWREKRGSKSRNSTASTNAERDENQTEKIKKNKERKTAEGSKRGERRGARGFLSSQEARASSQQSVKSSHQSGKISAPGTDSSDYEEDPEMFFKEPQDLLNLMTELEEQNLSLIQNTRETEEALEEFRQNAELTRKNMETESKQLKAQIDIITDTIQKEKERAAELEMKAKLFSFEQYKPEDQTLDSLSRKVEEVYHCCVGETEANLTTLQMLTAIEEKLGQLLENADMIPKDQMSIAERAKEKERRMRLRDEKIFLQMKQQEERQKKALERSQAVIKKTSVKKLMPRSQPPVRKREANKKTEATDRENEEFLYFLS; encoded by the exons ATGTCCTTACCTGAATCATCAGCACACA AAAGCAGTGATGATGTGAACCCTTTCACAGTTTCTGAACACAGCGATCTTTTCCagatgagaaacaaagaaagatctCAGAAGAAGCTG GAGCACCAAAGTAAGTTGGCTCTACCTGTCCATGAGAAGATAACATTTGCATGCAGAACAAGGGCAGGACAAACCAGACTAAGGAAAGAACTGAAAGAGGAGGGTAGCAAACCAGTCACACATACTCACAGGCAGCTCCAAATTACACCCGCATGGAGGGCATCTATGAAAG ACCCTAATATTGACGTAGGAGGCATGAATGAATATATCACTAAGAAACGTGAACTCTTCTTACTGGAG tATTCTCTGCAAGTAAAGAAAGGAGAGATTCAGCTACTGGAGCAAATGGCTGCAGAAGAAGAGGCGAAATTGACAAGAGCTGAGAAGTTCTTGGAAAACGACGCCACCTTGTTTGAAGAATTCCTAAAAGAAAATGACAAGAATTCGGTGGAGGCTATCAAAAT TGCTGAGCAGGAGACAAAGGTGAAGCTGGAGAAAGTGGCTGAGATCAAGAAGATAACTTCCAAAATGGTGGCAATCAAAAG TGACATCTCTAAGTATGAGGACATCCTGAAGGAGTATAAAAAGTATAAAGAGTTTCTGCTGATGCTGTCACCTCCAGAATGGCGGGAGAAACGGGGATCCAAGAGCAGAAACTCTACTGCCTCCACAAACGCTGAGAGGGATGAAAACCAGAccgaaaaaattaaaaagaacaaagaaagaaagacagctgAAGGCAGCAAGC GTGGAGAAAGACGAGGGGCTCGTGGTTTTCTATCTTCTCAGGAGGCCAGGGCTTCATCTCAACAAAGTGTGAAGTCCAGCCATCAAAGCGGCAAAAT TTCTGCACCTGGGACTGACAGCTCGGATTATGAG GAGGACCCAGAGATGTTCTTCAAAGAACCTCAGGATCTTTTGAACCTAATGACTGAGCTGGAAGAGCAGAACCTTTCCCTCATCCAAAACACTAGAGAGACAGAAGAGGCTTTGGAGGAGTTCAGACAGAATGCTGAACTGACTCGCAAAAACAT ggAGACTGAGTCAAAGCAGCTAAAAGCGCAGATTGATATCATAACTGACACCATtcagaaggagaaagagagagcagcAGAGCTGGAAATGAAAGCCAAACTGTTCAGCTTTGAACAGTACAAACCAGAGGACCAG ACGCTTGACTCACTGAGCCGTAAGGTGGAGGAGGTCTACCACTGCTGTGTGGGGGAAACGGAGGCCAACCTGACAACTTTGCAGATGCTGACAGCCATTGAGGAAAAATTAGGGCAGCTTCTGGAAAATGCAGATATGATTCCAAAAGACCAAATGAGTATAGCTGAACGTgccaaagagaaagagaggagaatgAG GCTGCGTGATGAGAAGATATTTCTGCAAATGAAACAACAGGAGGAAAGACAGAAAAAAGCCCTGGAAAGATCTCAGGCTGTGATTAAGAAAACG TCTGTCAAGAAGCTGATGCCACGCTCTCAGCCTCCGGTCCGAAAACGTGAGGCAAACAAGAAAACTGAAGCCACAGACCGGGAGAATGAAGAGTTCCTGTATTTCTTAAGTTAA